A DNA window from Capnocytophaga sp. ARDL2 contains the following coding sequences:
- a CDS encoding RsmB/NOP family class I SAM-dependent RNA methyltransferase yields the protein MKLHKNLVFTVIDSLVMIFNDGDYADKVVAKALKKDNRWGSKDRKFIAETIYEIVRWKRLYAEIAEVKEPFSREDLWRIFAVWATLRGILLPDWKQFKNTPTRRIKGRFDELSKIRKFRESIPDWIDEVGVKELGEEIWNKEIAAQNQQAHVVLRVNNLKTTKSKLRAVLMDENIETYSDEKYPNALILKERANVFITKAFKEGWFEVQDASSQKVAPLLDIQPGMRVVDTCAGAGGKTLHIADIMQNKGQIIAMDLYESKQKQLKIRAKRNGVFNIEYRIIDSTKIIKKLHEKADRVLIDAPCSGLGVLKRNPDSKWKLQPEFLDEIRKTQEEILNSYSKIVKPGGKLVYATCSILPSENEKQIEKFLKTDFGKNFKFIKDEKVLAHKSGFDGFYMCLLERLE from the coding sequence ATGAAATTACACAAAAATTTAGTCTTTACCGTTATTGATTCGCTCGTAATGATATTTAACGACGGAGACTATGCAGATAAAGTAGTTGCAAAAGCTCTAAAAAAAGACAACCGCTGGGGTAGCAAAGACCGAAAATTTATCGCGGAAACGATTTATGAAATTGTGCGTTGGAAACGCCTTTATGCCGAAATTGCTGAGGTCAAAGAACCTTTTTCTAGAGAAGATTTGTGGCGTATCTTTGCGGTATGGGCTACTTTGAGAGGAATTTTGCTTCCCGACTGGAAACAATTTAAAAACACTCCTACGCGTCGTATAAAAGGGCGTTTTGACGAGCTAAGCAAAATCAGAAAATTCCGCGAATCTATCCCAGACTGGATCGACGAAGTGGGCGTGAAAGAACTCGGAGAAGAGATTTGGAACAAAGAAATTGCTGCTCAAAACCAACAAGCTCATGTGGTTTTGCGTGTAAATAATTTGAAAACCACAAAAAGTAAATTGAGAGCCGTTTTGATGGACGAAAACATCGAAACCTATTCTGACGAAAAATACCCAAATGCTTTGATTCTCAAAGAAAGAGCCAATGTATTTATAACAAAAGCCTTTAAGGAAGGGTGGTTTGAAGTACAAGACGCTTCTTCGCAAAAAGTAGCTCCATTGTTAGACATTCAACCTGGAATGCGAGTAGTTGACACCTGTGCAGGTGCGGGCGGAAAAACTTTACACATTGCAGACATCATGCAAAACAAAGGACAAATCATCGCAATGGATTTGTACGAAAGTAAACAAAAACAATTAAAAATCCGTGCCAAGAGAAACGGTGTTTTTAATATAGAATACCGCATCATCGACTCGACCAAAATCATCAAAAAACTACACGAAAAAGCCGACCGTGTATTGATCGACGCTCCTTGCTCTGGACTGGGTGTTTTGAAAAGAAACCCAGATAGCAAATGGAAATTACAACCCGAATTTTTGGATGAAATTCGCAAAACGCAAGAAGAAATATTAAATAGCTATTCCAAAATCGTAAAACCTGGAGGTAAATTGGTGTATGCCACTTGCTCGATTTTGCCATCGGAAAACGAAAAACAAATCGAAAAGTTTTTGAAAACCGATTTTGGAAAGAATTTCAAATTCATCAAAGACGAAAAAGTATTGGCTCACAAATCTGGATTTGATGGGTTTTATATGTGTTTGTTGGAGCGTCTTGAATAA
- a CDS encoding TCR/Tet family MFS transporter: MQTTKKAAVGFIFITLLIDIIGIGIIIPVLPKLLQELGSVGVSEASKIGGWLAFAYAFTQFVFAPLVGGLSDRFGRRPIVLISLAAFTIDYLILASANSIFWLFIGRILAGLTGASVSTAMAYIADVSTPKDRAKNFGLVGAAFGLGFIIGPLIGGVLGVYGARVPFYAAAFLCFVNFIYGYFLLPESLPKDKRRTLEWKSMNPVGALLRLKRYPIVIPLVTAMFFMYFASHAINGNWSFYTIYRYDWDERMIGISLGFVGILIGLVQGILVRFVNPKLGNSKSILIGFALNAIGQFLIAFASQEWMIFLFVIPYCLGGIAGPAVQSEITGHIPPNEQGQIQSTLASVNSATATFGPVVMTTLFYWFTKEDTRFDFPGAPFVLATILVCIAWGYAYKGLKQVKEL; encoded by the coding sequence ATGCAAACCACAAAAAAAGCCGCAGTAGGCTTTATATTTATCACATTACTCATAGACATCATTGGCATCGGAATCATCATTCCCGTTTTGCCCAAACTCTTGCAAGAATTGGGAAGTGTGGGTGTAAGCGAAGCTTCTAAAATAGGAGGCTGGTTGGCTTTTGCTTATGCCTTTACACAATTTGTTTTCGCTCCTTTAGTAGGTGGACTTTCCGATCGTTTTGGACGCAGACCCATTGTGCTGATTTCATTAGCTGCCTTTACCATAGACTATCTAATATTAGCATCAGCAAACTCTATTTTCTGGTTGTTTATCGGACGAATATTAGCTGGATTGACAGGTGCTAGTGTATCAACAGCGATGGCATATATCGCTGATGTGAGTACACCGAAAGACAGAGCAAAAAATTTCGGTTTGGTAGGTGCTGCATTTGGTTTGGGTTTTATCATCGGGCCACTCATCGGTGGAGTTTTAGGGGTATATGGTGCAAGAGTGCCATTTTATGCAGCAGCTTTTTTGTGCTTTGTCAATTTTATTTACGGATATTTCCTACTACCAGAATCTCTGCCCAAAGACAAACGCCGAACTTTGGAGTGGAAATCGATGAACCCAGTTGGGGCTCTACTTAGACTCAAGCGTTATCCAATTGTAATACCATTAGTTACCGCTATGTTTTTTATGTATTTTGCTTCGCATGCCATCAATGGTAACTGGAGTTTTTACACGATTTATCGCTACGATTGGGACGAACGCATGATTGGAATTTCCCTCGGATTTGTCGGCATACTCATCGGATTGGTTCAAGGAATATTGGTACGGTTTGTCAATCCAAAGTTGGGCAATTCCAAGAGTATTTTGATTGGATTTGCACTAAATGCAATAGGGCAATTTCTCATTGCCTTTGCATCGCAAGAATGGATGATATTTCTTTTCGTTATTCCTTATTGCTTAGGTGGAATCGCAGGACCTGCCGTACAATCTGAAATCACAGGACACATTCCTCCCAACGAACAAGGACAAATACAGAGTACTTTGGCAAGTGTAAACAGTGCCACAGCTACATTTGGACCTGTAGTAATGACTACACTCTTTTATTGGTTTACCAAAGAAGATACGAGATTTGATTTCCCTGGAGCACCATTTGTTTTAGCGACAATTTTGGTTTGTATCGCTTGGGGATATGCGTATAAAGGTTTGAAGCAAGTAAAGGAACTGTAG
- a CDS encoding T9SS type A sorting domain-containing protein, giving the protein MKNTVILAFLFIGLYGKAQQVYVETFDNSTELNSSYKNIEFVGLEGINYSCVQCAYLESNAIEGRSVILRNANSSLEATYPSGISALSFQYRKAFSGASARRIKVYLNDTLVDEIGPFGLGSGVEATVYDYEMSSEIFQNIDMTNGVTLKITAVNTSNNYQVTIDNLSWTPIQSLSLDKENVSNRLVLFPNPTSEFISIDGMDEEVEKFRIFDVSGKKILEGNYQSTIDVIHLESGTYFIELFSNDKVINRSSFVKK; this is encoded by the coding sequence ATGAAAAATACAGTTATTTTAGCTTTTCTTTTTATTGGATTATATGGAAAAGCTCAACAAGTTTATGTTGAAACATTTGATAATTCCACAGAATTGAATAGTTCTTATAAGAATATTGAGTTTGTAGGATTGGAGGGTATTAATTATAGTTGTGTACAATGTGCCTATTTAGAGTCCAATGCGATTGAAGGTAGAAGTGTCATATTGAGAAATGCCAATAGTAGTTTGGAAGCAACGTATCCATCGGGAATTTCTGCACTATCGTTTCAGTATCGTAAAGCGTTTTCAGGAGCAAGCGCGAGAAGAATCAAAGTTTATTTAAATGATACTCTCGTTGATGAAATTGGTCCTTTCGGCTTGGGTTCTGGAGTTGAGGCAACGGTCTATGATTATGAAATGTCCAGTGAAATATTTCAAAATATAGATATGACTAATGGTGTAACTCTAAAAATTACAGCTGTAAATACTAGTAACAATTATCAAGTAACTATTGATAATCTTTCGTGGACACCTATACAATCTCTATCTTTAGACAAAGAAAATGTTTCAAATAGATTAGTTCTCTTTCCAAATCCGACGTCTGAATTTATTTCAATAGATGGGATGGATGAGGAAGTAGAAAAGTTTAGAATATTTGATGTTTCTGGTAAAAAAATATTAGAAGGAAATTATCAAAGTACGATTGATGTGATTCATCTTGAAAGCGGAACGTACTTTATAGAGCTGTTTTCAAATGATAAAGTAATAAACAGAAGTTCGTTTGTTAAAAAGTGA
- a CDS encoding HU family DNA-binding protein, whose translation MNKTELIDAIAAEAGITKVQAKLALESFLGSVTSTLEKGGKVSLVGFGSWSLSERSAREGRNPQTGKTIKIAAKKVVKFKAGSELEAVVNK comes from the coding sequence ATGAATAAAACTGAACTTATTGATGCAATTGCTGCTGAAGCAGGAATTACAAAAGTACAAGCGAAATTAGCTTTAGAATCATTTTTAGGAAGCGTTACTTCTACTTTAGAAAAAGGAGGAAAAGTGTCTTTAGTAGGATTTGGTTCTTGGTCTTTGTCTGAGCGTTCAGCAAGAGAAGGAAGAAATCCTCAAACAGGAAAAACCATCAAAATCGCTGCTAAAAAAGTGGTTAAATTTAAAGCAGGTTCTGAATTAGAAGCAGTTGTAAACAAGTAA
- the fmt gene encoding methionyl-tRNA formyltransferase, translating into MDKLRIVFMGTPDFAVGILDAIRETEHKIVGVVTAPDKPAGRGQKLSESAVKKYAVKHNLKVLQPTNLKSSEFLEKLKALEADVQVVVAFRMLPKEVWQMPEKGTFNLHASLLPEYRGAAPINWAIINGETETGVTTFFIDEQIDTGAMILHKKEAIHENDNVGTLHDRLMNLGKTAVVETLEQIAHGSVSVQKQEIVPQKTAYKLFKENTQIDWSKSGKEIYNHIRGLSPYPTAWSNMQHEGKEFQVKIYEAKFEGTTPKHQQLDLVYDKQSLKVCVKDGYISILQLQMPGKKATDIKSFLNGFKIEANTKFF; encoded by the coding sequence ATGGATAAGTTGCGTATCGTGTTTATGGGGACACCTGATTTTGCAGTAGGAATATTGGATGCAATAAGGGAAACTGAACATAAAATAGTAGGTGTAGTAACTGCACCAGATAAACCAGCAGGAAGAGGTCAAAAGCTCTCTGAGTCGGCTGTAAAAAAATATGCTGTAAAACATAATTTAAAAGTGTTGCAACCAACCAATTTAAAGTCTTCAGAATTTTTAGAAAAGTTAAAAGCACTTGAGGCAGATGTACAAGTAGTAGTTGCCTTTAGGATGTTGCCTAAAGAAGTATGGCAAATGCCTGAAAAAGGAACATTTAACTTACATGCATCGTTGTTGCCAGAATATAGAGGAGCAGCACCTATTAATTGGGCAATAATTAATGGAGAAACAGAAACAGGAGTAACAACTTTTTTTATAGATGAGCAGATAGATACAGGAGCAATGATATTGCACAAAAAAGAAGCAATACACGAAAACGATAATGTAGGGACACTCCATGACCGTTTGATGAATTTAGGGAAAACGGCAGTGGTGGAAACTTTAGAGCAAATTGCACATGGCAGTGTCAGCGTTCAAAAACAAGAAATAGTGCCTCAAAAGACAGCGTATAAATTGTTTAAAGAAAATACGCAAATCGACTGGAGTAAAAGTGGAAAAGAAATCTATAATCATATTAGAGGATTGTCGCCATACCCAACAGCTTGGAGTAATATGCAGCACGAAGGAAAGGAATTTCAAGTAAAGATTTATGAAGCAAAATTTGAGGGCACAACACCAAAACATCAACAGTTAGATTTAGTATATGATAAACAATCTCTAAAAGTGTGTGTGAAAGATGGATACATTAGTATATTGCAGTTGCAAATGCCAGGAAAAAAGGCTACAGATATAAAATCTTTTCTAAATGGATTTAAAATTGAAGCAAATACTAAGTTTTTTTAG
- a CDS encoding ATP-dependent DNA helicase RecQ, with protein MNKALDILKEKFGYSSFRQQQDEIIQSVVQENDTFVLLPTGGGKSLCYQIPMLMKEGIGLVISPLIALMEDQVNQLIQKDIPAISFAGIYNKEENYRLLDNCLYGQYKIIYVSPEKLIQPWFLERLRQLPINCIAVDEAHCVSQWGHDFRTSYLQLFLIRDIFPSVPMIALTASANLRVQEDIKKLLQLRNPVVFKKSVVRSEMSYIVEYTEAIEQRMVELLSLQKNPAIVYVRNRQQTVEWASHLNNLGVKASFFHGGMSYREKKNTLQNWLDEEVQVMVATNAFGMGIDKPNVRTVIHIQLPENIESYYQEVGRAGRDQKPSKSIVFCNERIVKHFKTMYERSLISKEDVKKVYHHFVQYYRIAYGEGDGLRFLMNFSAFCEKYNLDKGKTLSIFQFFDRQGIFILDKKFQYSSYLHFLVENDDAIQFFRNNPIEERLFLFIIQNYRGVSQMETEINVKHISKQLMYSEEMILGVLNKWKEKGWCTFSNQGNDLEIIFNEIRQDDYTLNPRLKYIKQHNELKKTQFDQMLKWVLDEDECKSKQIANYFGEEAIDCGICSVCIKNKTILVDWDKELKKFDSGDKIAINQLLEKHQAQWEDLLPFLDQLLMNNKIEIKNNYIIVK; from the coding sequence TTGAATAAAGCGTTAGATATATTAAAAGAAAAATTTGGCTATTCATCTTTTAGACAACAGCAGGATGAAATAATCCAATCAGTTGTACAAGAAAATGATACCTTTGTCTTGCTTCCGACAGGTGGAGGAAAGAGTTTGTGCTACCAAATTCCAATGTTGATGAAAGAAGGAATAGGTTTGGTTATTTCTCCACTGATCGCTTTGATGGAAGATCAGGTAAATCAATTGATTCAAAAAGATATTCCAGCTATTAGTTTTGCAGGAATTTATAATAAAGAAGAAAATTATCGTTTGTTGGATAATTGTTTGTATGGACAATATAAAATCATTTATGTTTCACCTGAAAAATTGATTCAACCTTGGTTTCTTGAACGTTTGAGACAGTTGCCTATAAATTGTATAGCAGTTGACGAAGCACACTGTGTTTCTCAATGGGGACATGATTTTAGAACTTCATATCTACAGTTGTTTTTAATTAGAGATATTTTCCCTTCAGTTCCTATGATTGCTTTAACAGCAAGTGCTAATTTGCGTGTACAAGAAGACATTAAAAAGTTATTGCAATTAAGAAATCCTGTGGTTTTTAAAAAATCAGTTGTACGGTCAGAAATGTCTTATATAGTCGAATATACAGAAGCAATAGAGCAGCGAATGGTAGAACTTTTGTCATTACAGAAAAATCCTGCAATTGTTTATGTAAGAAATCGTCAACAAACCGTAGAGTGGGCAAGTCATTTGAATAATTTGGGAGTAAAGGCAAGTTTTTTTCATGGAGGTATGTCATACCGTGAAAAGAAAAATACTTTGCAAAATTGGTTAGACGAGGAAGTCCAAGTTATGGTAGCTACAAACGCTTTTGGAATGGGAATTGACAAACCTAATGTACGTACCGTAATACATATACAATTGCCTGAAAACATAGAGAGTTATTATCAAGAAGTGGGTAGAGCTGGAAGAGACCAAAAACCATCGAAATCTATTGTTTTTTGTAATGAGCGAATTGTGAAACATTTTAAAACGATGTATGAGCGATCGTTGATTTCAAAGGAAGATGTCAAAAAAGTATATCATCACTTTGTACAATATTATAGAATTGCTTATGGCGAAGGAGATGGATTGAGATTTTTGATGAATTTTTCCGCTTTTTGTGAAAAATACAATTTAGATAAAGGAAAAACATTATCGATTTTCCAGTTTTTTGACAGACAAGGGATTTTTATCTTAGATAAAAAATTTCAGTACAGCTCATATTTACATTTTTTAGTAGAAAATGACGATGCTATTCAGTTTTTTAGAAATAATCCTATAGAAGAAAGATTGTTTTTGTTTATCATACAAAATTATCGAGGAGTTTCACAAATGGAAACAGAAATCAATGTAAAACACATTTCTAAACAATTGATGTATAGTGAAGAGATGATTTTGGGCGTTTTGAACAAATGGAAAGAAAAAGGTTGGTGTACATTTTCAAATCAGGGAAATGATTTAGAAATAATATTCAATGAAATAAGACAAGATGATTATACACTCAATCCAAGATTGAAATACATAAAACAACACAATGAATTAAAAAAAACTCAATTTGATCAAATGCTCAAATGGGTACTTGACGAAGACGAGTGTAAGTCAAAGCAAATCGCAAATTATTTTGGAGAAGAAGCAATAGATTGTGGAATATGTTCGGTTTGTATAAAAAATAAAACGATTTTAGTAGATTGGGATAAAGAATTAAAGAAATTTGATTCTGGAGATAAAATAGCTATAAATCAATTATTGGAAAAACATCAAGCTCAATGGGAAGATCTTTTGCCCTTTCTTGATCAATTATTGATGAATAATAAAATAGAAATAAAGAATAATTATATAATAGTAAAATAA
- the trxA gene encoding thioredoxin, giving the protein MALEITDATFEEVVLKSDKPVLVDFWAEWCGPCKMLTPTINELSEEFEGKAVVGKVDVDANSDFASQYGVRNIPTVLIFQNGEVVGRQVGVAPKQTYVDALNQLV; this is encoded by the coding sequence ATGGCATTAGAGATAACAGACGCTACATTTGAAGAAGTAGTATTGAAATCAGACAAACCAGTATTAGTGGATTTTTGGGCAGAATGGTGTGGTCCATGTAAAATGCTTACTCCAACAATCAATGAATTGTCAGAAGAATTTGAAGGGAAAGCAGTAGTAGGAAAAGTAGATGTAGATGCAAATTCAGATTTTGCTTCTCAATACGGAGTTAGAAATATTCCTACGGTATTGATCTTCCAAAACGGTGAGGTAGTAGGACGTCAAGTTGGTGTTGCTCCGAAACAAACGTATGTTGACGCTTTGAACCAATTGGTTTAA
- a CDS encoding type IX secretion system membrane protein PorP/SprF — translation MNIFRKPLMIIGASLLMMHSTQAQDGIPVYSDYLTDNYYLLHPSMAGASNCLKIRAASRFNWIGDSNAPTVFTGTVDTRLGDRSGVGLTTFNDQNGYHSQLGAKLTYAHHITFSRSDYDLNMLSFGVNAGFAQTTLDQTKFVAMPHDDLVTPGARVDAMNFMVDVGASYHFLDFFTHFTVKNAFSTNKEIYSDVESTNQRRYMLSAGYVFGNFKGFNNYNDSGYSWEPSVLLQYVEVTQEKLADVNMKMYKKFNNGQLYAGLSYRTSFDGADHFKNNKTRQQYESSLSPLVGFKTGKFTMGYVYTHSLGAVNYGKGMHQLSFGFNFACKGSHYKCNCPSVNF, via the coding sequence ATGAATATTTTTAGAAAACCTTTAATGATAATCGGTGCATCATTACTAATGATGCACTCGACTCAAGCTCAAGATGGAATACCTGTGTATTCAGATTATTTGACAGACAACTACTATTTGTTGCATCCGTCTATGGCGGGAGCTTCAAACTGTCTAAAGATTAGAGCGGCATCTAGGTTTAACTGGATTGGAGATAGCAATGCTCCGACAGTATTTACTGGAACCGTTGATACAAGATTAGGTGATAGATCGGGGGTAGGTTTGACCACGTTTAACGACCAAAATGGATATCATTCTCAATTGGGTGCAAAGTTGACTTACGCTCACCACATCACATTTTCTCGTAGTGATTATGATTTGAATATGTTGTCTTTTGGTGTGAATGCAGGATTTGCACAAACAACATTAGATCAGACAAAGTTTGTTGCAATGCCACATGATGATTTAGTTACTCCAGGTGCTAGAGTAGATGCAATGAATTTTATGGTTGATGTAGGTGCATCGTATCACTTTTTAGATTTCTTTACACATTTTACAGTAAAGAATGCGTTTTCAACAAATAAAGAAATATATTCAGATGTAGAGTCAACAAATCAAAGAAGATATATGTTATCAGCTGGATATGTATTTGGAAATTTCAAAGGATTCAACAATTACAATGATAGTGGATACAGTTGGGAACCTTCAGTGTTGTTGCAATATGTAGAAGTAACGCAAGAGAAATTAGCCGATGTAAACATGAAAATGTACAAAAAGTTCAATAATGGACAGTTGTACGCAGGTTTGTCTTATAGAACCAGTTTTGATGGTGCAGACCATTTCAAAAACAATAAAACAAGACAACAATATGAAAGTTCATTGTCTCCATTGGTAGGATTTAAAACAGGTAAATTTACAATGGGATACGTTTATACACACTCTTTAGGTGCAGTAAACTATGGTAAAGGAATGCACCAGTTGTCGTTTGGATTTAATTTTGCTTGTAAAGGTTCTCACTATAAGTGTAACTGTCCTTCAGTTAACTTCTAA